Proteins encoded in a region of the Terriglobales bacterium genome:
- a CDS encoding TonB-dependent receptor, which produces MAVLCAATAGATIFGTARGLVHDPQHRPIADAQVMIHAVDSDWKQGTRTAGNGEFQFDAVPVGEYEITASAPGFTERSERITVTSGSSPYLHFPLSLASVNQKVEVSETAELVNPDASSPSVVVSQEQIERMPGADDANSLAMITNTVPSAYIAHDQLHIRGGHQVSWLIDGVPVPNTNIASNVGPQFDPKDIDYLQVQRGGFSADIGDRTYGAFSVVTRSGFERDREGELILGYGSYNNTDNQLSFGDHSARFAWYASLTGHRTDLGLETPEPTVLHDLNSGLGGFLSLIFNKTPSDQLRLVSSLRGDHYQIPNTAEQQASGVRDTEKERDAFVNFSWVHTGSSGLMWTLSPFYHFNRAAYEGGPNDVPIPEQDLGSNYGGGEFTISKVQGKHNVRAGALGFVQRDNTLFGVSANDGSGDAFRQREIFWGSLQAIFLEEQYKPVGWLTLNGGVRLTRFSGIVNEHATDPRIGAAIRIPHLGWVLRAFYGRYYQAPPLSTVSGPLLDFAASQGFGFLPLHGERDEQREFGLSIPWKGWAVDIANFRTGAKNYFDHDVLGNSNIFFPLTIDHARIRGWEATVKSPRLFNRAQFYLAYSHQ; this is translated from the coding sequence ATGGCTGTGCTCTGTGCCGCTACCGCTGGAGCCACTATCTTCGGAACGGCGCGTGGGCTGGTGCATGATCCCCAGCATCGACCAATAGCCGACGCGCAGGTGATGATTCATGCGGTGGATTCGGACTGGAAGCAAGGCACGCGCACGGCTGGCAACGGCGAATTTCAATTCGATGCGGTTCCAGTGGGCGAATACGAAATCACTGCTTCCGCGCCAGGTTTCACAGAACGCAGCGAGCGAATCACCGTCACCTCGGGAAGTTCGCCCTATCTGCATTTCCCACTGTCACTGGCTAGCGTAAACCAGAAGGTTGAGGTCTCGGAGACTGCAGAGCTCGTTAATCCGGACGCGTCCAGTCCGAGTGTGGTCGTTAGCCAGGAACAGATCGAAAGAATGCCGGGCGCGGACGACGCCAACAGTCTTGCAATGATCACCAATACAGTTCCCTCGGCTTACATAGCGCACGACCAGCTGCACATCCGTGGAGGGCACCAGGTCTCGTGGCTTATCGACGGAGTCCCCGTACCCAACACCAACATTGCCTCCAACGTCGGACCGCAATTCGATCCCAAGGACATCGATTATCTTCAGGTACAACGTGGTGGATTTTCTGCTGATATCGGGGATCGCACGTATGGAGCTTTCAGCGTGGTGACGCGCTCCGGCTTTGAGCGCGATCGCGAGGGCGAGCTGATCCTGGGGTATGGAAGCTACAACAACACTGATAACCAGCTGAGCTTTGGCGATCACAGCGCACGTTTTGCCTGGTACGCGAGCCTGACCGGGCATCGCACCGACCTGGGCCTGGAAACGCCGGAGCCGACCGTACTGCATGACCTGAATTCGGGGCTCGGTGGTTTCCTGTCTCTGATCTTCAACAAGACTCCTTCGGACCAGCTGCGGCTGGTGAGCTCTCTACGGGGGGACCACTACCAGATTCCGAATACAGCAGAGCAACAGGCATCGGGAGTCCGGGACACCGAAAAAGAACGGGATGCTTTCGTTAACTTCTCATGGGTGCACACTGGCTCGAGCGGACTGATGTGGACGCTTTCGCCCTTCTATCATTTCAATCGTGCTGCCTACGAGGGCGGACCTAACGATGTGCCGATACCCGAACAGGATCTCGGTTCGAACTATGGGGGCGGGGAATTCACGATCTCAAAGGTGCAGGGCAAGCACAATGTGCGGGCGGGAGCTCTTGGATTTGTGCAGCGCGATAATACGCTGTTTGGAGTAAGCGCGAATGATGGAAGCGGAGACGCGTTTCGCCAGCGCGAAATTTTCTGGGGCAGCTTGCAGGCAATTTTTCTGGAAGAGCAGTACAAGCCTGTCGGATGGCTGACGCTGAATGGCGGCGTGCGCCTGACGCGCTTCTCCGGCATCGTGAACGAGCATGCTACCGATCCGCGGATTGGCGCGGCGATCCGCATCCCTCATCTCGGCTGGGTACTGCGCGCTTTCTATGGAAGGTATTACCAGGCCCCGCCGTTGTCGACGGTTTCCGGACCGCTACTCGACTTTGCCGCCAGTCAGGGATTTGGCTTCCTGCCGTTGCATGGCGAACGCGATGAGCAACGCGAGTTCGGGCTCTCAATCCCCTGGAAAGGCTGGGCGGTGGATATCGCTAATTTCCGCACTGGCGCGAAAAATTATTTCGATCACGACGTGCTTGGCAATTCCAACATCTTCTTTCCCCTGACCATCGATCACGCCCGCATTCGCGGCTGGGAGGCGACGGTCAAATCCCCTCGCTTGTTCAACCGGGCTCAGTTCTATCTTGCCTACTCCCACCAGTA